The proteins below are encoded in one region of Podarcis raffonei isolate rPodRaf1 chromosome 8, rPodRaf1.pri, whole genome shotgun sequence:
- the ERCC1 gene encoding DNA excision repair protein ERCC-1 isoform X2 — protein MEPPASEKAMEGRKKFTVKMDDEDVAPVKLLFKPSSAAKASPASEAPVAPGGASYADYVVGQVAASSAPQVKQGAPVATTAASALPRVPPPHCENKSLPVVQSATEDRAPPLNPAPKPGTKHNSIIVSPRQRGNPILKFIRNVPWEFGEIVPDYVLGQSTCALFLSLRYHNLNPGYIHERLRHLGKTYMLQVLLLQVDVKDPHQALKELAKICILADCTLILAWSPEEAGRYLETYKAYEQKPADLLKEKVDRDYLSRVTDCLTSVKSVNKTDTLSLLTTFGSLQSIIQASKEDLSLCPGIGPQKARRLFDVLHQPFLKAAK, from the exons ATGGAGCCCCCAGCATCTGAGAAGGCaatggaagggaggaagaagtTCACTGTGAAGATGGACGATGAAGACGTCGCTCCG GTGAAACTTCTTTTCAAACCCTCTTCTGCAGCCAAAGCCTCGCCAGCCTCCGAGGCCCCAGTTGCGCCAGGGGGCGCATCGTATGCAGACTATGTCGTTGGACAAGTGGCGGCCTCCTCAGCTCCTCAGGTGAAGCAAGGAGCACCTGTTGCCACAACCGCCGCCTCTGCTCTCCCAAGAGTGCCCCCTCCACATTGCGAAAACAAGAGCCTCCCTGTTGTGCAAAGCGCAACGGAAGACAGAGCACCCCCCTTGAACCCAGCGCCAAAGCCAGGAACCAAACACAACAGCATCATCGTCAGCCCCCGTCAG AGGGGGAACCCTATCCTGAAGTTCATCCGCAATGTGCCCTGGGAGTTTGGCGAGATTGTCCCGGATTACGTGCTGGGCCAAAGCACCTGTGCCCTTTTCCTGAG TCTCCGGTACCACAACCTGAACCCCGGCTACATCCATGAACGCTTGCGCCACCTCGGAAAGACATACATGCTGCAGGTGCTGCTGCTTCAGGTCGATGTG AAAGACCCACACCAGGCACTGAAGGAGCTGGCCAAGATCTGCATCCTCGCTGACTGTACCCTcatcctggcctggag CCCAGAGGAAGCAGGACGCTACTTGGAAACCTACAAAGCCTACGAGCAGAAGCCGGCCGACTTGCTGAAGGAGAAAGTGGACCGGGACTACCTGTCAAGA GTGACAGACTGCCTGACCAGCGTGAAATCGGTGAACAAGACAGACACCCTGAGCCTGCTCACCACCTTCGGA TCGCTGCAAAGCATCATCCAAGCTTCCAAGGAGGATCTGTCCCTGTGCCCAGGGATCGGGCCCCAAAAG GCCAGAAGGCTCTTTGACGTCCTGCACCAGCCATTCCTCAAAGCTGCCAAGTGA
- the POLR1G gene encoding DNA-directed RNA polymerase I subunit RPA34, giving the protein MEVRGGGGRSGAPEGPLRFECPEEFAASPFAPGPPLSPESLRSPSKQLVLIRAPANFSPESLEGHAVPLMGFQILKAPQSDGTQKVYHVQATPGDRGSSARLLVPSGHLDLLTCAPPFSSSLTFCERYGDPSANQPLFPVAARPAPQIPEGLKQRFLPFGGCLKRPPPVQEAAEEHPRKKKKKKRTLERVADPQEHPLVKQEESQASVGPEAISEGLVVQGEMAPEEGAGEEGRRSKKKKKEKRKEEQEERVVAPGEAEPRSHTGSNGSPEAGGKAAHKHKKKRKHEEEAAVVPTALVGPACLETEPGRELSSLGGSPQACLAQVKEEPELSPPKKKKKKKREKAEEERGTVSLEPSSVKQEPGGWGELEAPSGPPGGEGQWEGESSEPRAEELSQKHHKKKKKKHKREEEASWKEEAASEQE; this is encoded by the exons ATGGAGGTgcggggcggcggcggccggaGCGGAGCCCCGGAGg gACCGCTGCGTTTTGAGTGCCCGGAGGAGTTCGCTGCCAGCCCGTTTGCCCCTGGGCCGCCCCTCAGCCCTGAGTCACTCCGAAGCCCCTCGAAGCAGCTGGTGCTGATCAGAGCCCCCGCTAACTTCAGCCCTGAGAG CCTCGAAGGCCACGCCGTGCCCCTCATGGGCTTCCAGATTCTGAAGGCGCCGCAGTCAGACGGGACCCAGAAGGTCTACCACGTCCAGGCGACTCCAGGGGACCGGGGTAGCAGTGCCCGCCTGCTCGTCCCATCAGGCCACTTGGACCTCCTCACCTGCGCACCCCCTTTCAGCAGCTCCCTGACTTTTTGCGAGAGGTACGGAGACCCCAGTGCCAACCAGCCCCTCTTCCCTGTGGCAGCCAGACCGGCCCCCCAGATCCCCGAAGGCCTCAAGCAGCGCTTCCTTCCTTTTGGGGGCTGTCTGAAGCGGCCCCCTCCCGTGCAGGAAGCTGCCGAGGAGCACCcgcggaagaagaagaaaaagaagcggACCCTCGAGAGGGTGGCGGACCCCCAGGAGCACCCCCTGGTGAAGCAAGAGGAGTCCCAGGCGAGTGTAGGTCCGGAGGCAATTTCCGAAGGGCTGGTGGTGCAAGGGGAGATGGCCCCCGAGGAAGGGGCTGGGGAGGAGGGGCGCaggagcaagaagaagaagaaggagaagaggaaagaaGAGCAGGAAGAGAGGGTGGTGGCACCTGGTGAGGCTGAGCCGAGGTCCCACACAGGGAGTAATGGCAGCCCCGAGGCAGGGGGGAAGGCTGCACACAAGCATAAGAAGAAACGGAAGCATGAAGAGGAGGCAGCTGTGGTGCCGACGGCCTTGGTGGGCCCTGCCTGCCTCGAGACCGAGCCGGGCAGGGAGCTGAGCAGCCTGGGGGGCAGCCCCCAGGCCTGCCTGGCACAAGTCAAAGAGGAGCCTGAGCTTAGCCctcccaagaagaagaaaaagaagaagagggagaaagccGAAGAGGAACGGGGGACGGTGTCGCTGGAACCCAGCTCTGTGAAGCAGGAGCCGGGGGGTTGGGGGGAGCTGGAAGCCCCCTCTGGGCCACCCGGAGGAGAGGGGCAGTGGGAAGGGGAGTCCTCTGAGCCCAGAGCGGAGGAGCTCAGCCAGAAGcatcacaagaagaagaagaagaagcacaagagggaggaggaagcgtCATGGAAGGAGGAGGCGGCGAGCGAGCAGGAATGA
- the ERCC1 gene encoding DNA excision repair protein ERCC-1 isoform X3 has product MKTSLRYDGRFWVKLLFKPSSAAKASPASEAPVAPGGASYADYVVGQVAASSAPQVKQGAPVATTAASALPRVPPPHCENKSLPVVQSATEDRAPPLNPAPKPGTKHNSIIVSPRQRGNPILKFIRNVPWEFGEIVPDYVLGQSTCALFLSLRYHNLNPGYIHERLRHLGKTYMLQVLLLQVDVKDPHQALKELAKICILADCTLILAWSPEEAGRYLETYKAYEQKPADLLKEKVDRDYLSRVTDCLTSVKSVNKTDTLSLLTTFGSLQSIIQASKEDLSLCPGIGPQKARRLFDVLHQPFLKAAK; this is encoded by the exons ATGAAGACGTCGCTCCGGTATGACGGGAGGTTTTGG GTGAAACTTCTTTTCAAACCCTCTTCTGCAGCCAAAGCCTCGCCAGCCTCCGAGGCCCCAGTTGCGCCAGGGGGCGCATCGTATGCAGACTATGTCGTTGGACAAGTGGCGGCCTCCTCAGCTCCTCAGGTGAAGCAAGGAGCACCTGTTGCCACAACCGCCGCCTCTGCTCTCCCAAGAGTGCCCCCTCCACATTGCGAAAACAAGAGCCTCCCTGTTGTGCAAAGCGCAACGGAAGACAGAGCACCCCCCTTGAACCCAGCGCCAAAGCCAGGAACCAAACACAACAGCATCATCGTCAGCCCCCGTCAG AGGGGGAACCCTATCCTGAAGTTCATCCGCAATGTGCCCTGGGAGTTTGGCGAGATTGTCCCGGATTACGTGCTGGGCCAAAGCACCTGTGCCCTTTTCCTGAG TCTCCGGTACCACAACCTGAACCCCGGCTACATCCATGAACGCTTGCGCCACCTCGGAAAGACATACATGCTGCAGGTGCTGCTGCTTCAGGTCGATGTG AAAGACCCACACCAGGCACTGAAGGAGCTGGCCAAGATCTGCATCCTCGCTGACTGTACCCTcatcctggcctggag CCCAGAGGAAGCAGGACGCTACTTGGAAACCTACAAAGCCTACGAGCAGAAGCCGGCCGACTTGCTGAAGGAGAAAGTGGACCGGGACTACCTGTCAAGA GTGACAGACTGCCTGACCAGCGTGAAATCGGTGAACAAGACAGACACCCTGAGCCTGCTCACCACCTTCGGA TCGCTGCAAAGCATCATCCAAGCTTCCAAGGAGGATCTGTCCCTGTGCCCAGGGATCGGGCCCCAAAAG GCCAGAAGGCTCTTTGACGTCCTGCACCAGCCATTCCTCAAAGCTGCCAAGTGA